In Armatimonadota bacterium, the DNA window ACGCCCACCGAGATTCTCATCGGCAGCACCCTCCCCCTCTCCGGTCCCGCCGCCTACTGGGGCACCGGGGTCGGCGGGGGAATCGACGCCTTCTTGAAGTGGGTCAACGACGGGGGCGGCGTGCACGGGCGGAAGTTCCGGGTGATTCTGCGGGACGACGCCTACCTGCCGGCGCGCAGCGCCCTGAACGTGCGGGAGCTGGTGGAGCGGGACGGGGTCTTTGCCATCGTGGGGATGATCGGTACGGCCAACGCTTTCGCCGCCAGGGACTACATCGCCGAGAGCAAGACCCTGTGGATCAGCCCCACCACCAACGACATCTGGGCCGGTTACCGCCACCGCCAGTACCTCTTCGTCACCTACCCCTCCTACCACAACGAGGGGCGCATCCTCACCCAGTACGCGGCAGAGAAGCTGGGGACCAAGGCCATCGCCGTCTTCTACCAGAACGACGAGTACGGGCTGGGGCTGCTGCGGGGGGTGAAGTACGGCGTGGCGGCGTCCAGGGGCGTCAGGCTGGTGGGACAGGCCTCCTACGAGGTCACGGACACAGACGTCAGCGCCCAGGCGGTGAAGCTGCGGGGCAGCGGTGCCGACACCGTCTTCATCGCAGCCACACCCGGGCAGGGCGCGCTCATCGTCCGGGAGATGGCCAAGCTGGGCTGGCGGCCCACCCTCCTGGCCACCTTCACCCTGGGCGACCCCATCATGTTCACCCTGGCCGGGGAAGCGTGGAACGACGTCTACTCCACCGCCTACTTCCCCCTGCCCGGGTTGGGTGACACCAGGGTGGACCAGATGCTGGCCACGCTGATCCGCTACACTCCTGCGCTGGCCCGCAGCCCCTACAACGCCCTGGCCGGGGTGACCTTCATCGAGCCCCTGGTAGAGGCGCTGCGGCGCACAGGGCCCACCGTGACCAAGGACCGGGTGGTGGCGGCGCTGGAGTCCCTGCGCAACTGGAACGGGGAGGTCTCCCGCGGCGTCACCTTCGGACCCAACCGGCGCCAGGGGCTGAACCGCATCTACATCGTCAAGGCCTCCGGCGGCAAGTATGTGAAGATCACCGACTGGATCGAATATCCGACGCAGTACTAGGGGTGGTGTCTGCGGCGGCTCCACTGCTTGAGGTCAGCAACCTCTCCATCGCCTTCGGCGGGATCCAGGCGCTGGCGGGGGTCAACTACACCGTCGACCCCCGCACCCTGGTCTCCATCATCGGCCCCAACGGCGCCGGCAAAACCACGCTGTTCAACTGCATCGGGGGTCTGTACCGCCCCGACCGCGGCACCATCCGCTTCCATGGCCGCTCCCTGATCGGCCTCAAGCCCGACGCCATCGCCCGCCTGGGGATTGCCCGCACCTTCCAGAACATCGAGCTCTTCCGCAGTAGCACCGTCCTGGACAACGTCCTGCTGGGTCGCCACCTGCACTTCCGGGCGGGGTTTGTCGCCGCCGCCCTGGGAACCCCACCCTGGCGGAGGGAGGAAGTCCGCCACCGCCGCCGCGCGGAGGAGATTCTGGACTTCCTGGACCTGCAGAGCGCACGACACCGCCGTGTGGGCGACCTCCCGCTGGGCCTGCAGCGCCTGGTGGAGATCGCGCGGGCTCTGGCCTCCGAGCCGGAACTGCTGCTGCTGGACGAGCCCAGTAGCGGCATGACCGCCGAGGAGAAGAGCGACCTCAGCTTCCGGATCAAGGACGTTCAGGAGGAGTGGGGCATCGCCGTGGTGGTGGTGGAGCACGACCTGCGCCTGGTGATGGACATCTCACAGCGGGTCACGGTGCTGGATCACGGGGTGAAGATCGCCGAGGGAACGCCGGCGGAGGTGCAGCGCCACCCGGAGGTGATCCGCGCCTACCTGGGGGAGGCGGTGGCGTCCACGGCGTGAGCAGCCCGCTGCTGCAGGTGCAGAACATCGAGACCAGGTATTACGGGCGGCTCACCGTGCTGCGCGGGGTGAGCCTGGCCGTGGCCGAGGGGCAGATCGTGGCCGTCCTGGGCAGCAACGGCGCAGGCAAGTCCACTCTGCTGCGTACGATCATGGGCTACATCCCTGACCAGCCGGAGAAGGGCGCGGTACACGTGCTGGGGCGGCGGGTGAACGGCTGGGACCCGGAGGACGTGGCCCGCCTGGGCGTGGCCTACATCCCTGAAGGTCGGGGCATCTTCCCTGAGCTCACCGTGGAGGAGAACTTGGCGCTGGGCGCCTACACCCGCCGCGGCCCCGCGGTGCGCGCCGACCTGGAGCGGGTGGAGGCCCTCTTCCCCGTGCTGCGGGAGCGGCGGCGGCAGGTGGCGGGGACGCTCTCAGGGGGAGAGCAGCAGATGCTGGCCATCGCCCGGGCGCTGCTCATGCGGCCCAGGCTGCTCATGCTGGACGAACCCTCCCTGGGGCTGGCCCCCATGGTAGTGGCGGAGATCTTCCGGGTGATCCGCGAGGTGCACACCTCCGGCACGGCCATCCTCCTGGTGGAGCAAAACGCGCGGATGGCGCTGGAGCTGGCCCAGTGGGGCTACGTGATGGAAAACGGCCGCATAGTCCTGGAAGGCCCTGCCGCCCGGCTGCGGGATAACCCCCACGTGCAGGAGCTGTACCTGGGAGTGGTACGGGAACCCTCGGTGAAAGGGTTCCGCCGTTACAAGGTCCGCCGTCGCTGGGCCTGACGACGGAGGCAACCTGCGACCTGCCTCACGGACAGCCCCGAAACTCGCCTCTCTGACCGCCCCGTAACGCTCCTCCCGAACCGCCCTGTGACCCTCCACGCCGCCTCCCCGGCAAGACCTCTACCGGTAAAGGCCCTGGATCAGGTCCCGGTACTTCTCCATGACCATCTTCCGCTTCACCTTGAGAGTGGGGGTGACCTCGCCGTCCTCAGCGTAGAGGCGCTTGGGCAGGATAGCGAACTTCTTCACCTGCTCCGGGGAGGAGAGCGTCCGGTTCACCGCCTCCACCTCCCGGGCGATGAGATTTCGCACCTCCTCCTGCTGCGTGAGGTCAGTGTAGGTGGTGAAGGGCAGACGGCGGTCCTGTGCCCATTTGGTCACGTTCTCCTCGTCGATCACCACCAGCGCCACCAGGTAGCGTTGCCCATCGCCGATGACCACGGCGTCGTTGATGTAGGGGGAGAACTTCAGCTTGTTCTCGATGTACTGCGGCGCGATGTTCTTGCCCGCGGCGGTAATGAAGAGGTCCTTCTTCCGGTCGGTGATACGCAGGTGTCCGTCGGGGTCGAAGACCCCCACGTCCCCGGAGTAGAGCCAGCCGTCCCGGATGGTGGCCGCCGTGGCCGCAGGATCCTTGTAGTACCCCACGAAGACGTTGCCTCCCCGGACCAGGATCTCTCCGTCCTCGGCCAGGCGCACCTGCACCCCGGGTAGCGGCACGCCCACCGTCTCCGGCCGTACATCCCCCGTCCGGTGCACCGTGGTGGGGCCGCTGCCCTCGGTCTGCCCGTAGACCTGCAGCACGGTCACGCCCAGGCTCCAAAAGTACTCCAGGATGTCGGGGGCCACGGGGGCGCCGCCGGAGAGGGCCCAGCGCAGGCGGTGCAGGCCCAGGCGGCGACGCAGGGGGTGCAGGACCAGCAGGTCGCTCAACCCGTAGAGCACCCTCAGGCCCGGGGGCAGGGGGCGCCCCCTCTGCCGGTAGGGCGCCGCCCGCCGTCCCACCGCCACGGCCGCACGGTAGGCCAGCCGCTTGAGGGGGTCTGCCTCGCGCATGTGCAGGTCCACCCCCGAGTACAGCTTCTCCCAGATTCGGGGCACGGCGAAGAGGATGGTCGGGGCCACCTCGCGCAGGTTGTCCAGCACCGTGTCCAGGTTCTCCACGAAGTTCACGGTGTAGCCGTGGCAGGCCGGCACCAGTACCGAGACCATGCGCTCGGCGATGTGCGACAGCGGCAGGTAGGAGAGCACCTCGTCGTCGGGATGGTAGCCCAGGGCGCCGGCCAGCGCCTCCACGGTCCAGAGGATGTTGCGGTGGGTGAGCATGGCTCCCTTGGGCGGGCCGGTCGTCCCCGAGGTGTAGATGAGCAGGGCCACGTCGTCAGCCCGGATGCCCGCCAGGCGGTCCTGCAGGGCCCCGGGGTGGGCCGCCCGGTGCGCCCGTCCCAGGTTGAGAAACTCGTCCCACATCAGGACCTGCGGGTCGCGGAAGGTACGCAGGCCCTCGGGATCCATGACGACGATCTGCTGCAGCGCTGGCAGCCGGGCGCGCACCTCCAGAGCCTTGTCCAGCTGCTCCTCCCCCTCGACAAAGAAAACGCGGCAGCCAGCGTGCTCCAGGATATAGTGCACCTGCTCGGGACTGCTGGAGGTGTAGATCCCGGTGGTCCAGGCGCCGACGCTCTGGATCCCCAGGTCGGCGAAGAGCCACTCCGGCCGGTTTTCGCCCACCAGGCCCACCCGCTCCCCCGGGACCACACCCAGGGCCATCAGCCCGTGCGCCACCAGGCGCACCTGCTCGGCATACTCCTGCCAGGTAACGGACTCCCACAGCCCCAGACGCTTGCGCCGCAGCGCGGCCTGCCGCGGGCGCATCATGGCCCGGGCGAAGAATGCCGCCGGGACGCTCTCACCGAGGACAGGCGGAGCCTGCGTCAGCACCGTACTGGTGGAACCTGCGCCAGCACTATACTAATTAAATTCGGACGCACGGGGGGAGCCTTCCTTCATGCAGAGAAGATCTCAGGGGAGAACTGGTGCGCCGGCCGTGACCCTGCCTGTCCACCCGATCGCCATTCCCACGCCGTTCCCCGTTGGGCCGGTCAACGCCTACCTACTCCCCCATGAGCCGGTGACTCTGGTAGACCCCGGACCGAAGACTGCCCCGGCCAGGGCCGCGCTCCAGGCGGGATTCGAGGCGGCGGGAGTGCCCCTGCGCGCCCTGCGCCGCATCATCCTCACCCACGGGCACACCGACCACTTTGGGCTGGCCGCTGAGCTGGCCGCGGAGACGGGAGCCACGGTCTACGCCCATCCCGACGACGCCCCCAAGTTTTCTGGCGAACGCACGTTCACTTCACACTTGCTGGACTTCTTGAGGCAGCACGGGGCGCCGGAGGAACTCGGTCCCCTGGTCATCGAGGCGCTGCGGGCGATGCGCCCGCTGATGGATCCGCTCACCGACTTCGAGCCCCTTTTGGAGGGCATGCGCCTTTCCTGCGGCAACGATCACCTGACCGTCCTGCACACCCCCGGGCACTCCGCGGGTCACATATGCCTGAGGGTGGATGAGGCAATCATCGCCGGTGACGTCCTCCTGGAGGCCGTCAGCCCCAACCCGCTGCTGGAGTTCGGCCCCGGGGGACAGCGCATTCGCACCCTGCCCCTGCTGCTGGACTCACTGCGCCGCCTGCTCCAGCTCAATCCGGTGCAGGTCTTTCCCGGCCACGGCGAGCCCTTCGGGCCAGCGGCCCCACGCATCCACCGGCTGCTGGAGCACCACGCCCAGAGGCAGGAGCGGGTGGTCGCCCTGCTGGGTGGCAGCCCGCAGCAGGCCTTCGACCTGTCCCGGGCGCTATTCCCCGACGTCGACCCCCTGAACCGGCTGCTCGCCCTCTCCGAGGTGAACGGACACCTGGACCTCCTCGTGGCCGCGGGCCGGGTGGTGGAGACCGTGGAAGGGGGACGGGTCTTCTACCGCC includes these proteins:
- a CDS encoding ABC transporter ATP-binding protein, encoding MSSPLLQVQNIETRYYGRLTVLRGVSLAVAEGQIVAVLGSNGAGKSTLLRTIMGYIPDQPEKGAVHVLGRRVNGWDPEDVARLGVAYIPEGRGIFPELTVEENLALGAYTRRGPAVRADLERVEALFPVLRERRRQVAGTLSGGEQQMLAIARALLMRPRLLMLDEPSLGLAPMVVAEIFRVIREVHTSGTAILLVEQNARMALELAQWGYVMENGRIVLEGPAARLRDNPHVQELYLGVVREPSVKGFRRYKVRRRWA
- a CDS encoding MBL fold metallo-hydrolase, which gives rise to MTLPVHPIAIPTPFPVGPVNAYLLPHEPVTLVDPGPKTAPARAALQAGFEAAGVPLRALRRIILTHGHTDHFGLAAELAAETGATVYAHPDDAPKFSGERTFTSHLLDFLRQHGAPEELGPLVIEALRAMRPLMDPLTDFEPLLEGMRLSCGNDHLTVLHTPGHSAGHICLRVDEAIIAGDVLLEAVSPNPLLEFGPGGQRIRTLPLLLDSLRRLLQLNPVQVFPGHGEPFGPAAPRIHRLLEHHAQRQERVVALLGGSPQQAFDLSRALFPDVDPLNRLLALSEVNGHLDLLVAAGRVVETVEGGRVFYRRRD
- a CDS encoding ABC transporter substrate-binding protein; this encodes MSRARVVGVVLLAGLLLPVSLTAQERGVTPTEILIGSTLPLSGPAAYWGTGVGGGIDAFLKWVNDGGGVHGRKFRVILRDDAYLPARSALNVRELVERDGVFAIVGMIGTANAFAARDYIAESKTLWISPTTNDIWAGYRHRQYLFVTYPSYHNEGRILTQYAAEKLGTKAIAVFYQNDEYGLGLLRGVKYGVAASRGVRLVGQASYEVTDTDVSAQAVKLRGSGADTVFIAATPGQGALIVREMAKLGWRPTLLATFTLGDPIMFTLAGEAWNDVYSTAYFPLPGLGDTRVDQMLATLIRYTPALARSPYNALAGVTFIEPLVEALRRTGPTVTKDRVVAALESLRNWNGEVSRGVTFGPNRRQGLNRIYIVKASGGKYVKITDWIEYPTQY
- a CDS encoding AMP-binding protein, whose protein sequence is MLTQAPPVLGESVPAAFFARAMMRPRQAALRRKRLGLWESVTWQEYAEQVRLVAHGLMALGVVPGERVGLVGENRPEWLFADLGIQSVGAWTTGIYTSSSPEQVHYILEHAGCRVFFVEGEEQLDKALEVRARLPALQQIVVMDPEGLRTFRDPQVLMWDEFLNLGRAHRAAHPGALQDRLAGIRADDVALLIYTSGTTGPPKGAMLTHRNILWTVEALAGALGYHPDDEVLSYLPLSHIAERMVSVLVPACHGYTVNFVENLDTVLDNLREVAPTILFAVPRIWEKLYSGVDLHMREADPLKRLAYRAAVAVGRRAAPYRQRGRPLPPGLRVLYGLSDLLVLHPLRRRLGLHRLRWALSGGAPVAPDILEYFWSLGVTVLQVYGQTEGSGPTTVHRTGDVRPETVGVPLPGVQVRLAEDGEILVRGGNVFVGYYKDPAATAATIRDGWLYSGDVGVFDPDGHLRITDRKKDLFITAAGKNIAPQYIENKLKFSPYINDAVVIGDGQRYLVALVVIDEENVTKWAQDRRLPFTTYTDLTQQEEVRNLIAREVEAVNRTLSSPEQVKKFAILPKRLYAEDGEVTPTLKVKRKMVMEKYRDLIQGLYR
- a CDS encoding ABC transporter ATP-binding protein, translating into MVSAAAPLLEVSNLSIAFGGIQALAGVNYTVDPRTLVSIIGPNGAGKTTLFNCIGGLYRPDRGTIRFHGRSLIGLKPDAIARLGIARTFQNIELFRSSTVLDNVLLGRHLHFRAGFVAAALGTPPWRREEVRHRRRAEEILDFLDLQSARHRRVGDLPLGLQRLVEIARALASEPELLLLDEPSSGMTAEEKSDLSFRIKDVQEEWGIAVVVVEHDLRLVMDISQRVTVLDHGVKIAEGTPAEVQRHPEVIRAYLGEAVASTA